The Janthinobacterium lividum genome has a window encoding:
- a CDS encoding catalase, with translation MASNKKTPSTDGAGSVLSSMSGPSDSNAPHSLGADNDMSRALLQKTAASQQLAAAMAVNPKEDGQYGEAARAPVEGVHVSAGEPLATASTTGETIPSPKTGDGQPALGENARNASLDGARSDDSGCVLTTNQGVPVGDNQNSLKAGLHGPTLMEDFILREKLTHFDHERIPERVVHARGSAAHGYFECYKEQSKLTRAAPFAKAGKRTPVFVRFSTVAGERGSTDTARDVRGFAVKFYTDEGNWDLVGNNIPVFFIQDSMKFPDLVHAVKPEPHNGMPQAASAHDTFWDFASLSPEITHMLMWAMSDRAIPRSYRMMQGFGVHTFRLVNAKGQSVFCKFHWSPMAGTHSLVWDEAVKISGADSDFHRRDLWEAIECGAYPEYELSFQVFTEAQAEAFPFDVLDPTKLIPEELVPLVPVGKMVLNRNPDNFFAETEQVAFCTAHVVPGIDFSNDPLLQGRIHSYMDTQITRLGGANFHEIPINSPLAPVHNNQRDGIHRQAINRGRVAYEPNSLAGGCPFQAGARGFNSFPASAEGDKVRGKPEKFAEHYAQARLFWISQTAVEQDHIVHAFRFELSKVQTVAIRQRIVAMLRNVDDSLAQRLADGLGLALPPVMPRASLQPLPAYPPSPALSLFFRPGKTGIHTLRVAILVGPGSDGAQVRNIYASLLADGAVPRLVGSQLGKVDTSGGVPLDVEISLEAGPSVLFDAVVLPDGQGAVQQLGSDANALDFLRLQYRHCKPMLAIGAGKDLLDKAGVPVTLHDGKPDPAIIVAPAGDVVKAVAAFKKALAAHRAFARETDPPRV, from the coding sequence ATGGCTAGCAACAAGAAAACGCCGTCTACGGACGGTGCGGGTTCCGTCCTGAGCAGCATGTCCGGCCCATCCGACAGCAACGCGCCGCACAGCCTGGGGGCGGACAATGACATGAGCCGCGCGCTGCTGCAAAAGACGGCAGCCAGCCAGCAGTTGGCCGCCGCCATGGCCGTCAATCCGAAAGAGGACGGCCAGTATGGCGAGGCGGCGCGTGCGCCAGTCGAGGGCGTGCATGTGTCAGCCGGCGAACCGCTGGCCACGGCCAGCACCACGGGCGAAACGATACCGTCTCCGAAGACGGGAGATGGCCAGCCAGCGTTGGGCGAAAATGCGCGTAATGCCTCGCTCGATGGCGCCCGTAGCGACGATAGCGGCTGCGTGCTGACGACCAATCAGGGCGTGCCCGTGGGCGATAACCAGAACTCGCTGAAGGCGGGCTTGCATGGCCCCACCCTGATGGAAGATTTTATCCTGCGTGAAAAGCTCACGCATTTCGACCATGAACGCATCCCCGAACGCGTCGTGCATGCACGCGGTTCTGCCGCCCACGGCTATTTCGAATGCTACAAGGAGCAAAGCAAGCTGACGCGCGCCGCGCCGTTCGCCAAGGCGGGCAAGCGCACGCCCGTCTTCGTGCGCTTTTCCACGGTAGCCGGCGAACGCGGTTCGACCGATACGGCGCGCGACGTGCGCGGCTTCGCCGTGAAGTTTTATACGGATGAGGGCAACTGGGATCTGGTGGGTAACAACATCCCCGTCTTTTTTATCCAGGACTCGATGAAGTTCCCCGATCTGGTGCACGCCGTCAAGCCCGAGCCGCATAATGGCATGCCGCAGGCGGCCAGCGCGCATGACACCTTCTGGGATTTCGCGTCACTGTCGCCGGAAATCACGCACATGCTGATGTGGGCCATGTCCGACCGCGCCATCCCGCGCAGTTATCGGATGATGCAGGGCTTCGGCGTGCATACCTTTCGCCTCGTGAATGCCAAGGGCCAGTCCGTGTTCTGCAAATTCCACTGGTCACCGATGGCCGGCACGCACTCGCTCGTGTGGGACGAAGCCGTCAAGATCAGCGGCGCCGATTCCGATTTCCACCGGCGCGACTTGTGGGAAGCCATCGAGTGCGGCGCGTATCCCGAATACGAGCTGTCCTTCCAGGTCTTCACGGAAGCGCAGGCGGAAGCCTTTCCCTTCGACGTGCTCGATCCCACCAAACTGATCCCCGAAGAACTGGTCCCGCTTGTCCCCGTCGGGAAAATGGTCTTGAACCGCAATCCCGACAATTTTTTCGCCGAGACGGAGCAGGTGGCGTTTTGCACGGCGCACGTCGTGCCCGGCATCGATTTTTCCAACGACCCGCTGCTGCAGGGCCGCATCCACTCATATATGGACACGCAGATCACGCGGCTGGGCGGCGCCAATTTTCATGAAATCCCCATTAATTCTCCGCTGGCGCCCGTGCACAACAACCAGCGCGACGGCATCCATCGCCAGGCCATCAACCGCGGCCGGGTCGCGTACGAGCCCAATTCGCTGGCGGGCGGCTGTCCGTTCCAGGCGGGCGCCAGGGGTTTCAACAGCTTTCCCGCCTCCGCCGAAGGCGACAAGGTGCGTGGCAAGCCCGAGAAATTCGCCGAGCATTATGCCCAGGCGCGCCTGTTCTGGATCAGCCAGACGGCGGTCGAACAAGACCATATCGTGCATGCGTTCCGCTTTGAGCTGAGCAAGGTGCAGACGGTGGCGATCCGCCAGCGCATCGTCGCCATGCTGCGCAATGTCGATGACAGCCTGGCGCAGCGCCTGGCCGATGGCCTTGGCCTGGCGCTGCCGCCCGTCATGCCGCGCGCCTCGCTGCAGCCGCTGCCGGCATACCCGCCATCGCCGGCCTTGTCGCTCTTTTTCCGCCCCGGCAAAACGGGTATCCATACCCTGCGCGTGGCCATCCTGGTGGGACCGGGCAGCGATGGCGCGCAGGTGCGCAATATTTATGCCTCGTTGCTGGCCGATGGCGCCGTGCCGCGCCTGGTGGGCAGCCAGCTGGGGAAAGTCGACACCAGCGGCGGCGTGCCGCTCGACGTGGAAATCTCGCTCGAAGCGGGACCGTCCGTGCTGTTCGACGCCGTCGTGCTGCCGGACGGCCAGGGCGCCGTGCAGCAGCTGGGCAGCGACGCCAATGCGCTCGACTTCCTGCGCCTGCAATACCGCCACTGCAAGCCGATGCTGGCCATTGGCGCCGGCAAGGACTTGCTGGATAAGGCAGGGGTGCCGGTGACACTGCACGATGGCAAGCCGGATCCCGCCATCATCGTCGCGCCCGCCGGCGACGTGGTGAAAGCCGTGGCGGCGTTCAAGAAGGCGCTGGCCGCGCACCGGGCGTTTGCGCGCGAAACGGACCCGCCTAGGGTGTGA
- a CDS encoding efflux transporter outer membrane subunit produces MIRRALLMVAALALAGCAAKAPPQPLSALQLPSGWRAQAAAAPLADASPNGAHVEQLWWQAFGDPVLSNLVGEALARNGDLRVARARVQEYRARLAQADANRAPNLAFDGSPTRTRTLAASGKPYVTNVFQAELQASYEIDVWGRLASLSDAAGESYRAEQASLDAAALSIAASVATAYLNLRGLDAQLALTQSTLQLREQSRELARKQFEVGYSSRLEWLQAQSEYHAAAEQVPQLQRQIFEQENALAILVGGNPGPIARGLPLAELAAPDVPAGLPSELLRRRPDIARAEHNLAAANASLAATRDQLLPSFKLTAVGGGQATTLTDFLHAPTALWRLTALAAGPLFDGGRVQAQTDAAGAQRDQLAYTYENVVRNAFAETENSLGAIYRLQQQAVENDARRATAADTLRIAHNRYRNGYASYLEELDAQRTLYSADVGLLQLKTRILVASVDLYRAMGGGWSAKTP; encoded by the coding sequence ATGATACGCCGCGCATTGCTGATGGTCGCCGCGCTGGCGCTGGCCGGCTGCGCCGCCAAGGCGCCGCCACAACCTTTGTCTGCCCTGCAACTGCCGTCCGGCTGGCGCGCGCAGGCGGCTGCTGCGCCATTAGCCGATGCTAGCCCAAATGGCGCGCATGTGGAGCAGCTGTGGTGGCAAGCCTTCGGCGATCCGGTCCTGAGCAACCTGGTGGGCGAGGCGCTGGCGCGCAATGGCGACTTGCGCGTGGCCCGCGCTCGCGTGCAGGAATACCGCGCGCGCCTGGCGCAGGCCGATGCGAACCGCGCGCCGAACCTGGCGTTCGATGGCTCACCGACGCGCACGCGCACCCTGGCCGCCAGTGGCAAGCCGTATGTGACGAATGTCTTCCAGGCGGAACTGCAGGCCAGCTATGAAATCGATGTGTGGGGCCGGCTGGCCAGTCTGAGCGATGCGGCGGGAGAGAGCTACCGCGCCGAGCAGGCCAGCCTCGATGCGGCGGCCCTGTCGATCGCTGCCAGCGTGGCCACGGCCTATCTGAACCTGCGGGGACTCGACGCGCAGCTGGCGCTGACGCAATCGACCCTGCAGCTGCGCGAACAGTCGCGCGAACTGGCGCGCAAGCAGTTCGAGGTGGGCTACAGTTCGCGCTTGGAATGGCTGCAGGCGCAATCGGAATACCATGCGGCGGCCGAGCAGGTGCCGCAGCTGCAGCGGCAGATCTTTGAACAGGAAAACGCGCTGGCCATCCTCGTCGGCGGCAATCCCGGGCCCATCGCGCGTGGCTTGCCCCTGGCCGAGCTGGCGGCGCCGGACGTGCCGGCCGGCCTGCCGTCCGAATTGCTGCGCCGGCGGCCCGACATCGCGCGCGCGGAACATAACCTGGCTGCCGCCAACGCCAGCCTGGCCGCCACGCGCGACCAGCTGCTGCCCTCGTTCAAGCTGACGGCCGTCGGCGGCGGGCAAGCCACGACCCTGACCGATTTCCTGCATGCACCGACCGCGCTGTGGCGCCTGACGGCCTTGGCGGCCGGTCCCCTGTTTGATGGCGGCAGGGTGCAGGCGCAGACGGATGCGGCCGGCGCGCAGCGCGACCAGCTGGCGTACACGTATGAAAACGTGGTGCGCAACGCCTTCGCCGAAACGGAAAACAGCCTGGGCGCCATCTACCGTCTGCAGCAGCAAGCCGTGGAAAACGACGCGCGCCGCGCCACCGCGGCTGACACCCTGCGCATCGCACATAACCGCTACCGCAATGGCTATGCCTCGTACCTGGAAGAACTCGACGCCCAGCGCACCCTGTACAGCGCCGACGTGGGGCTGCTGCAACTGAAGACGCGCATCCTTGTTGCCTCGGTCGACCTGTACCGGGCCATGGGCGGCGGCTGGTCGGCCAAGACGCCATAG
- a CDS encoding tetratricopeptide repeat protein, with amino-acid sequence MVRNGQQLYWLLILFMFPLLGSVVYFFAIYLPNSRLPQGARKVASVAVQVLDPNRELREAKAAFEYTPTAQNQMRLASALLEAGDAQEAASTYEACLQGAFSSDLEIRLGAARAYLECARGAEALTHLEFIRRSDIHFRPEMVSLLTARALAQSGRQAEAKAEFDDALTRYNSFECRAECAIWALQRGDKVLSERLLLDIDSAMARWSSHTRAMYAPLLVRLEAARR; translated from the coding sequence GTGGTGCGCAACGGGCAGCAGCTGTACTGGCTGCTCATTTTATTCATGTTCCCGCTGCTGGGCAGCGTGGTGTATTTCTTCGCCATCTACCTGCCCAATTCGCGCCTGCCGCAAGGTGCGCGCAAGGTCGCGTCGGTGGCCGTGCAAGTGCTCGATCCGAACCGCGAATTGCGCGAGGCGAAGGCTGCCTTTGAGTACACGCCGACGGCGCAGAACCAGATGCGCCTGGCCAGCGCGCTGCTCGAAGCGGGCGATGCGCAGGAAGCGGCATCGACGTATGAAGCCTGCCTGCAGGGAGCGTTTTCATCGGACCTGGAAATTCGCCTGGGCGCGGCGCGCGCCTACCTGGAATGCGCGCGCGGCGCCGAAGCGCTGACGCACCTGGAATTCATCCGCCGCAGCGACATCCATTTCCGTCCCGAGATGGTGTCCCTGCTGACGGCCCGCGCCCTGGCGCAAAGCGGGCGCCAGGCGGAAGCGAAGGCGGAATTTGACGATGCGCTGACGCGCTACAACAGCTTCGAGTGCCGCGCCGAGTGCGCGATCTGGGCGCTGCAGCGGGGCGACAAGGTGTTGTCGGAACGCCTGCTGCTCGATATCGACAGCGCCATGGCCCGCTGGAGCAGCCATACGCGTGCCATGTATGCGCCGCTGCTGGTGCGCCTGGAGGCGGCGCGCAGGTAG
- a CDS encoding MFS transporter: MDKYTPRTWGPGERPTLPGSPSMPEHSTPKRVAYFIVGLIVALTGGLGNGLVTANLLNLQGSLAAYAYQMQWLPAAYVMTIVSMNLLLVKFRQQFGLRLFTEAFLVLYALVTFAHLYANTLPSAIAVRAAHGMVGGALGVLGLYYTLQAFPARHRLKGVVLGLGFAQLALPLARIFTSELLQIGEWHGLYLFELGLALLALGCVLALKLPPGDRVQTFEPLDFLTFILFAPGVALLCAVLAQGRTAWWMESEWVGVCLACSIVLIAASLAIEHNRARPLLNTRWLTTGKIAKLFLSVLLFRIVLSESTGAVGFLQALGLNTDQMQNLFIVVLLGSVAGLVVSALTINPATLNRSLMFALLLIAAGALIDAHATSQTRPVNMYVSQFLLAFGGTYFLGPTMVAGMGAVIAEPRNLVSFSVMFTMTQNLGGLLGSAIVGTIQTAREKYHSSYLVEHLTMLDPQVAARVQSGAASYGGVLTDPALRSAQGVARLGAIATREANVLAYNDVFLMIAGVAIATLIWMLVSQSWTRITTGARRLVGPVRDAQTAMAIVPITNSEPSNDRK, encoded by the coding sequence ATGGACAAGTACACACCTCGCACCTGGGGGCCGGGCGAACGCCCGACCTTGCCCGGGTCGCCATCGATGCCCGAACATTCGACGCCCAAGCGTGTCGCGTATTTCATCGTCGGCCTGATCGTCGCGTTGACGGGAGGACTAGGCAACGGCCTCGTGACGGCCAATTTGCTGAACCTGCAAGGTTCGCTGGCCGCCTATGCCTACCAGATGCAGTGGCTGCCGGCCGCCTACGTGATGACCATCGTTTCCATGAATCTGCTGCTGGTGAAATTCCGCCAGCAGTTCGGCCTGCGCCTGTTTACGGAAGCGTTCCTGGTGCTGTATGCGCTGGTGACGTTCGCCCACTTGTATGCCAATACCTTGCCGTCAGCGATCGCCGTGCGCGCCGCGCATGGCATGGTGGGCGGCGCGCTGGGCGTGCTGGGGCTGTACTACACCCTGCAGGCGTTTCCCGCGCGGCACCGCCTGAAAGGCGTGGTGCTGGGCCTGGGCTTTGCCCAGCTGGCCTTGCCCCTGGCGCGCATCTTCACCTCCGAACTGCTGCAGATCGGCGAATGGCATGGCCTGTACCTGTTCGAGCTGGGACTGGCCCTGCTGGCGCTGGGTTGCGTACTGGCCCTGAAACTGCCGCCCGGCGACCGCGTGCAGACGTTCGAGCCGCTCGACTTCCTCACCTTCATCCTGTTCGCGCCCGGCGTGGCCCTGCTGTGCGCCGTGCTGGCGCAGGGGCGCACGGCATGGTGGATGGAGTCCGAGTGGGTGGGCGTGTGCCTGGCGTGCTCCATCGTGCTGATCGCCGCCTCGCTGGCCATCGAGCATAACCGCGCGCGCCCGCTGCTTAATACGCGCTGGCTCACCACGGGCAAGATCGCCAAGCTGTTTTTATCCGTGCTGCTGTTTCGTATCGTGCTGTCCGAATCGACGGGGGCGGTCGGCTTCCTGCAGGCGCTGGGCTTGAACACGGACCAGATGCAGAACCTGTTCATTGTGGTCCTCCTGGGCAGCGTGGCGGGCCTGGTGGTCAGCGCGCTGACGATCAATCCGGCCACGCTGAACCGCTCGCTGATGTTTGCGCTGCTGCTGATCGCTGCCGGCGCCCTGATCGACGCGCACGCCACCAGCCAGACGCGCCCCGTCAACATGTATGTCAGCCAGTTCCTGCTGGCCTTTGGCGGCACGTATTTCCTCGGTCCCACCATGGTGGCCGGCATGGGTGCCGTGATCGCCGAACCGCGCAACCTGGTGAGTTTTTCCGTGATGTTTACCATGACGCAGAACCTGGGCGGCTTGCTCGGGTCGGCCATCGTCGGCACCATCCAGACGGCGCGCGAAAAATACCATTCCAGCTACCTGGTCGAGCACCTGACCATGCTCGACCCGCAGGTGGCCGCGCGCGTGCAGTCGGGCGCCGCCAGCTACGGCGGCGTGCTGACGGACCCTGCCTTGCGCAGCGCCCAGGGCGTGGCGCGTCTGGGCGCCATCGCCACGCGCGAAGCCAATGTGCTGGCCTATAACGACGTTTTTTTGATGATCGCCGGCGTCGCCATCGCCACCTTGATCTGGATGCTGGTCAGCCAGTCCTGGACCCGCATCACCACTGGCGCGCGTCGCCTGGTCGGCCCCGTGCGCGATGCGCAGACGGCCATGGCCATCGTCCCCATTACCAATTCGGAACCGAGCAATGACAGAAAATAA
- a CDS encoding efflux RND transporter permease subunit: protein MNFSSLSIKNPIPAIMLFALLTLAGLLAYKANPVQDFPDIELPIVTVSAVLPGAAPAAQLETEVARKIEDSVATLQGVKNIYTKVLDGVVTVTVEFILEKQIAEAVNDVRDAVARVKADMPAELRDPTVTKASTAGRVVLTFIATAKPGVDNPLDAPDLSWFVDNTVAKRLLTVPGVGAVNRVGGVYREIQVELDEARMAALKVSALDVSRQLRLVQREAPGGRGDISGAEQSVRTIATVKTADELSRVEVPLPDGRHVRLDQVATVRDTVAEPRALAEQDGRTIVAFEVFRTKGASEVAVAKGARAAIADLQKENPNVVLQQSIDNAFPVEENFVGSMELLYEGALLAVLVVWWFLRDWRATLVAAAALPLSVMPAFLGIYWFGYTLNTVTLLSLALVVGVLVDDAIVEIENIERHLRMGKSPMEAAMEAADEIGMAVIATTFALVAVFLPTAFMSGIPGLFFKQFGWTAVLAVLASLVVARLLTPMMAAYLLKPLPHKEEQDGWLMTRYLTVMRWCLNHRGITAIAAALFFIGAIALVPLLPTGFVPAADRAQTLINLELPPGSTLGETQAVAALARNAAMQTPGIKGVFSSIGGGSSGDAFAPGAAAEARRAVLTLTTMHRTERKESMAGLETQLRHKLDTIPGARFTVGPPDSGVKMQLVLRSEDPVALMAAAQKVERELRGLKGIGNVNSSASLVRPEIIVRPDFAKAADLGVTAAAIGETVRVATAGDYDTDLTKMNLPERQVPIRVKLPNSVRADLAAIERLTVPGKNGPVRLANVATVTMESGPAQIDRLNRSRNVTLDVELGSRTLGELNEEARALPSMKNLPPSVKIAELGDAQEMALLFASFGLAMLIGVLCIYCVLVLLFKDFMQPVTILAALPLSIGGAFVALLITGSALSMPSMIGLIMLMGIVTKNSILLVDYAILARQAGMNRFDALVDACHKRSRPILMTTIAMGAGMMPLALGWGADPSFRSPMAITVIGGLITSTLLSLLVVPAVFTYIDDLEHLLKRGMARLRRQKAPARRDDKVALEK from the coding sequence ATGAATTTTTCCTCCCTCTCGATCAAGAATCCTATCCCGGCCATCATGCTGTTCGCGCTGCTGACCCTGGCCGGTCTGCTGGCCTACAAGGCCAATCCGGTGCAGGATTTCCCCGACATCGAACTGCCCATCGTCACCGTCAGCGCGGTGCTGCCCGGCGCCGCGCCGGCCGCCCAGCTGGAAACGGAAGTGGCGCGCAAGATCGAAGACTCCGTCGCCACCCTGCAAGGCGTGAAAAACATCTACACCAAAGTGCTCGATGGCGTCGTCACAGTGACCGTTGAATTCATCCTGGAAAAGCAGATCGCCGAAGCCGTCAACGACGTGCGCGACGCCGTCGCGCGGGTCAAGGCGGACATGCCGGCCGAGCTGCGCGATCCCACCGTCACCAAGGCGTCCACGGCAGGCCGCGTGGTGCTGACCTTCATCGCCACGGCGAAACCAGGCGTGGACAACCCGCTCGACGCGCCCGACCTGTCGTGGTTCGTCGACAATACGGTGGCCAAGCGCCTGCTGACAGTGCCCGGCGTGGGCGCCGTCAACCGCGTGGGCGGCGTCTACCGCGAGATCCAGGTGGAACTCGACGAGGCGCGCATGGCGGCATTGAAAGTGTCGGCCCTCGACGTCTCGCGCCAGCTGCGCCTGGTGCAGCGCGAAGCGCCTGGTGGCAGGGGCGATATCAGCGGCGCCGAGCAATCGGTGCGCACCATCGCCACCGTCAAAACGGCCGATGAACTGTCGCGCGTGGAAGTGCCGCTGCCGGATGGACGCCATGTGCGCCTGGACCAGGTGGCCACCGTGCGCGATACGGTCGCCGAACCGCGCGCACTGGCCGAGCAGGATGGCAGGACCATCGTCGCCTTTGAAGTGTTCCGCACCAAGGGCGCCAGCGAAGTGGCCGTCGCCAAGGGCGCGCGTGCGGCCATCGCCGATCTGCAGAAGGAAAACCCCAACGTGGTGCTGCAGCAGTCGATCGACAATGCCTTCCCCGTCGAGGAAAATTTCGTGGGCTCGATGGAGCTGCTGTACGAAGGCGCGCTGCTGGCCGTGCTGGTGGTGTGGTGGTTCCTGCGCGACTGGCGCGCCACCCTGGTGGCCGCCGCCGCCCTGCCCCTGTCCGTGATGCCGGCTTTCCTCGGCATCTACTGGTTCGGCTACACGCTCAATACCGTCACCCTGCTGTCGCTGGCCCTGGTCGTCGGCGTGCTGGTCGACGACGCCATCGTGGAAATCGAAAACATCGAGCGCCATCTGCGCATGGGCAAGTCGCCCATGGAGGCGGCCATGGAAGCGGCCGACGAAATCGGCATGGCGGTGATCGCCACCACCTTCGCGCTGGTGGCCGTGTTCCTGCCGACGGCCTTCATGAGCGGCATTCCCGGCCTGTTCTTCAAGCAGTTCGGCTGGACGGCCGTGCTGGCCGTGCTGGCCTCGCTGGTGGTGGCACGCCTGCTCACGCCGATGATGGCCGCCTACCTATTGAAACCGCTGCCGCACAAGGAAGAACAGGATGGCTGGCTGATGACGCGCTACCTGACGGTCATGCGCTGGTGCCTGAACCACCGCGGCATCACGGCCATCGCTGCGGCCCTGTTCTTTATCGGCGCCATCGCGCTCGTGCCGCTGCTGCCAACGGGTTTCGTGCCGGCCGCCGACCGCGCGCAGACGCTGATCAACCTGGAACTGCCGCCCGGCTCCACCCTGGGCGAAACGCAGGCCGTGGCGGCACTGGCGCGCAATGCAGCCATGCAAACGCCCGGCATCAAGGGCGTCTTCAGTTCGATTGGCGGTGGCTCCAGCGGCGACGCCTTCGCCCCCGGCGCGGCGGCCGAGGCGCGCCGCGCCGTGCTGACCCTGACCACCATGCACCGCACCGAGCGCAAGGAATCGATGGCAGGTCTGGAAACCCAGCTGCGCCACAAGCTCGATACGATCCCCGGCGCCCGCTTCACGGTGGGTCCGCCCGACTCGGGCGTCAAGATGCAACTGGTGCTGCGCTCGGAAGACCCGGTGGCGCTGATGGCGGCGGCGCAAAAGGTCGAGCGCGAGCTGCGCGGCCTGAAAGGCATTGGCAACGTCAATTCCAGCGCCTCGCTGGTGCGCCCGGAAATCATCGTGCGTCCTGATTTCGCCAAGGCGGCCGACCTGGGCGTGACGGCGGCAGCCATCGGCGAAACAGTGCGCGTGGCCACGGCCGGCGACTACGACACGGACCTCACCAAAATGAACCTGCCGGAGCGGCAAGTGCCGATCCGCGTCAAGCTGCCTAACAGCGTGCGCGCCGACCTGGCCGCCATCGAGCGCCTGACGGTGCCCGGCAAGAATGGTCCGGTGCGCTTGGCGAACGTAGCCACGGTGACGATGGAAAGCGGCCCGGCGCAGATCGATCGTTTGAACCGCAGCCGCAACGTGACCCTCGACGTGGAACTCGGTTCGCGCACCCTCGGCGAACTGAATGAAGAAGCACGCGCGCTGCCGTCGATGAAGAATTTGCCGCCGTCCGTGAAGATCGCCGAACTGGGCGACGCGCAGGAGATGGCCTTGCTGTTCGCCAGCTTCGGCCTGGCCATGCTGATCGGCGTGCTGTGCATCTACTGCGTACTGGTGCTGCTGTTCAAGGACTTCATGCAGCCGGTGACCATTCTGGCGGCGCTGCCGCTGTCGATCGGCGGCGCCTTCGTGGCCCTCCTGATTACGGGCAGCGCCCTGTCGATGCCGTCGATGATCGGCCTGATCATGCTGATGGGGATTGTCACCAAGAACTCCATCCTGCTGGTCGACTATGCGATCCTGGCACGCCAGGCCGGCATGAACCGCTTCGATGCGCTGGTCGACGCCTGCCACAAGCGTAGCCGTCCCATCCTAATGACGACGATCGCCATGGGCGCCGGCATGATGCCGCTGGCGCTGGGCTGGGGCGCCGATCCCAGCTTCCGTTCGCCGATGGCCATTACCGTCATCGGCGGCCTGATCACGTCGACCTTACTGAGCCTGCTGGTGGTGCCGGCCGTGTTCACCTACATCGACGACCTGGAGCACCTGCTCAAGCGCGGCATGGCCAGACTGCGCCGCCAGAAGGCGCCGGCGCGGCGCGATGACAAGGTGGCGCTGGAAAAATAA
- a CDS encoding HlyD family secretion protein yields the protein MTENNSTPPVPAPAPTSAPAASAAPAPTASSTPPQPDRRHQWLSALAFAAVALVGVLIVLYAWRLPPFTSPIVTTENATVRGQVTIIGSQLSGYVVEVTVQDFMDVKEGQLLVRIDDRIYQQRYEQAQAQLAAQQAALSNWAQQKASAQAGISVSEAALANAEAQARKASADLNRVEQLVADGSLSQREHDQSRATQAQMAAALAQAKANLDIAQQSVHSVVVNKQALEAAVANAQAAVKAAKIDLDNTRIVAPSDGQLGQVTVRQGAYVNSGAQLMALVPRQMWVIANFKETQMNGVQEGQSATFHVDALDGAVLTGQVERISPATGSEFSVLPADNATGNYLKIAQRIPVRIRIDAGQANARRLVPGMSVVVSVDTSAVLNDSAENPAPPPLPPKKAPAKAKP from the coding sequence ATGACAGAAAATAACAGCACACCTCCAGTACCGGCACCTGCACCGACATCCGCACCTGCGGCGTCAGCTGCGCCAGCGCCCACGGCAAGCAGCACGCCGCCGCAGCCGGACCGGCGCCACCAGTGGCTGTCCGCGCTGGCCTTTGCCGCCGTGGCCCTGGTGGGCGTGCTGATCGTGCTGTATGCGTGGCGTTTGCCGCCGTTCACCAGTCCCATCGTGACGACGGAAAACGCCACCGTGCGCGGGCAGGTGACGATCATCGGCTCGCAGTTGTCGGGATATGTGGTGGAAGTGACGGTGCAGGATTTCATGGACGTCAAGGAGGGGCAGCTGCTGGTGCGCATCGACGACCGCATCTACCAGCAGCGCTACGAGCAGGCGCAGGCCCAGCTGGCCGCGCAGCAGGCGGCGCTGTCGAACTGGGCGCAGCAGAAAGCCAGCGCGCAGGCGGGTATTTCCGTCAGCGAAGCGGCACTGGCCAACGCAGAAGCGCAGGCACGCAAGGCCAGCGCCGATCTGAATCGCGTGGAACAATTGGTGGCAGATGGTTCCCTGTCGCAGCGCGAACACGACCAGTCGCGCGCCACGCAGGCGCAGATGGCGGCCGCGCTGGCGCAAGCCAAGGCCAATCTCGACATCGCCCAGCAAAGCGTGCATAGCGTGGTGGTCAACAAGCAGGCCCTGGAAGCGGCCGTGGCGAATGCGCAGGCGGCCGTCAAGGCGGCGAAGATCGACCTCGATAACACGCGCATCGTGGCGCCATCCGATGGGCAATTGGGCCAGGTAACGGTGCGCCAGGGCGCCTACGTGAATTCGGGCGCGCAGCTGATGGCGCTGGTGCCGCGCCAGATGTGGGTGATTGCCAATTTCAAGGAAACGCAAATGAATGGTGTGCAGGAAGGGCAGAGCGCCACCTTCCACGTCGACGCCCTGGATGGCGCCGTGCTGACTGGCCAGGTGGAGCGCATCTCGCCGGCCACGGGATCCGAATTTTCCGTGCTGCCGGCCGATAATGCGACGGGCAACTACCTCAAAATTGCCCAGCGCATTCCCGTGCGCATCCGCATCGATGCGGGGCAGGCGAATGCGCGCCGCCTCGTGCCTGGCATGTCGGTGGTGGTCAGCGTCGACACGTCGGCCGTGCTGAATGACTCGGCGGAGAATCCGGCACCGCCGCCGCTGCCGCCGAAAAAGGCGCCCGCGAAGGCCAAGCCATGA